One part of the Spiribacter salinus M19-40 genome encodes these proteins:
- a CDS encoding sulfotransferase family protein — MDKPLILIGGMPRSGTTLLSRLTSEALNVPFAPETHYFTAAYDKHGTLCWNQLPDAVKENPKLAAAYREIRDQPKGRPAFRKLLSCLIGDSDIIGEKTPAHLTVFSDLLKNDSKIYCVVIVRDFFDVIESLSNVPWNSRPWPRNLIRCIKYWRKTYQLKRQHPQKCTVIRYRDLCEKTNEITDLISTRLPEGKGKSMRSELFDPEKEHWKRNASQAPSKRSHPVNIRTLPRFILARICFIACTKIRPIEFDQ; from the coding sequence ATGGATAAGCCATTGATACTGATTGGCGGAATGCCCCGCTCGGGAACAACACTTCTTAGCCGGCTCACATCAGAAGCGCTTAATGTACCATTTGCGCCAGAGACCCATTACTTTACTGCGGCCTACGATAAACATGGAACCCTTTGTTGGAACCAACTGCCAGACGCAGTAAAAGAAAACCCCAAACTCGCAGCTGCCTATCGAGAAATTCGCGACCAGCCAAAAGGGCGCCCCGCATTCCGCAAATTGCTCAGTTGCCTAATTGGTGATAGCGATATAATTGGTGAAAAAACACCAGCGCACCTCACTGTTTTCTCAGATCTTTTAAAAAATGACTCCAAAATCTATTGTGTAGTAATAGTTCGCGATTTCTTTGATGTGATAGAATCGCTCAGTAATGTCCCATGGAACTCAAGACCCTGGCCGCGCAATCTTATTCGCTGCATAAAATATTGGCGCAAAACATATCAATTAAAACGCCAGCATCCTCAAAAGTGCACAGTGATCAGGTATCGCGATTTATGCGAGAAAACAAACGAAATAACGGACCTTATTTCCACAAGATTGCCGGAAGGTAAAGGGAAAAGCATGCGGAGCGAGCTATTTGATCCAGAGAAAGAACACTGGAAACGTAACGCATCGCAAGCACCCTCAAAACGCTCTCATCCTGTCAATATCAGAACGTTGCCTCGGTTTATTTTGGCACGGATCTGCTTCATCGCCTGCACCAAAATTCGACCAATAGAATTTGATCAATAA
- the glnE gene encoding bifunctional [glutamate--ammonia ligase]-adenylyl-L-tyrosine phosphorylase/[glutamate--ammonia-ligase] adenylyltransferase, translated as MDINRLPAPLQAALPDLPEPLQAPVEVALERLPGDAALPADDAVLAELPRVWAMSEFASRTCLRDPDVLLALTERGDLARSYKLGEYRERLRGDLEGIEAEADLHRALRRFRAREMLRIAWRDLSGRGDLDETLHDLSALADVLIDEALHWLYARLCAQLGTPRDSAGNAEQMIVLGMGKLGGRELNFSSDIDLIFAFPEPGFTDGDKPKANEQFFLQLGRSLIAALDQQTPDGQCFRVDMRLRPYGESGPLAMSVPAMELYFLEQGREWERYALIKARVVAGDQAAGAELLETLSPFVYRKYLDYGALESLRDMKAMIAREVRRRRLADNVKLGRGGIREVEFIAQAFQLIRGGQEPALRERGLQPVLAYLADQALIPAHAQADLTAGYRYLRVIENRIQAMHDRQAHDLPTDELDQARLVLAMGEQDWASLRETLDDWRRRVQGHFDQVFVAPQQEDEAESTDVPDFADVWHDVLDDEGAQEVMAHQGFTDTDTALTRLQRFRDGSRVRALSDQGRTRLDRLMPMLLAAAAGSETPDDALDRLITLLDGIVRRTAYLALLNEHPMAVSQLVRLVAGSPWIARYLSLHPMLLDELLDPRTLYAPLSRDALLAEAQARMATADRDDLEQQMEILRQFKQTQVLRVAAADLAGAIPVMLVSDYLTDIAEVVLECVLPLAWRQVSQRYGEPLRADGEVADFGMVAYGKLGSFELGYGSDLDVVFLHDTVPAGTATTGEKPVEPAVFFARLAQRIIHILNTPTPGGILYEVDTRLRPSGQSGLLTTSLDAFAEYQRERAWTWEHQALVRARMVVGSEALCVAFRGVRREILKRPRDRAELREEVRRMRERMRKELGSRNRASFGLKQDRGGIADIEFMVQYGVLAGAFKCPGLLRYTDNIRLLDELERAGEYSSEQARTLADAYRHYRGLVHRLTLQEQSAEVPVNAVETSRSAVADVWSAVMELGAATNAEESRA; from the coding sequence ATGGATATCAACCGACTCCCCGCGCCTCTGCAGGCGGCGCTCCCCGACCTCCCCGAGCCCCTTCAGGCACCGGTCGAGGTCGCCCTCGAGCGCCTGCCCGGGGACGCTGCCTTACCCGCGGACGACGCGGTGCTCGCCGAATTGCCCCGCGTTTGGGCCATGAGCGAATTCGCCTCGCGCACCTGCCTGCGCGATCCGGACGTGCTGCTCGCGTTGACCGAGCGTGGTGATTTAGCGCGATCCTACAAGCTGGGCGAGTATCGCGAGCGGCTGCGCGGCGATCTGGAGGGGATCGAGGCCGAAGCCGATCTCCACCGGGCCCTACGCCGGTTCCGCGCCCGCGAGATGCTGCGCATTGCCTGGCGGGATCTGAGTGGCCGCGGCGATTTGGATGAAACGCTGCACGATCTCTCGGCACTGGCCGACGTGCTGATCGACGAGGCGCTGCACTGGCTTTATGCGCGCCTTTGCGCCCAACTCGGCACGCCACGCGACAGCGCCGGCAACGCCGAGCAGATGATTGTGCTTGGCATGGGTAAGCTGGGCGGGCGCGAGCTGAACTTCTCCTCCGATATCGATCTGATTTTCGCCTTCCCCGAGCCCGGGTTTACCGATGGCGACAAGCCGAAGGCGAACGAGCAGTTTTTCCTCCAGCTCGGCCGCTCCCTCATTGCCGCGCTGGATCAGCAGACACCCGATGGCCAGTGTTTCCGGGTGGACATGCGCCTGCGCCCGTACGGCGAAAGCGGTCCCCTGGCGATGAGCGTGCCCGCCATGGAGTTGTATTTCCTGGAACAGGGTCGGGAATGGGAGCGCTATGCCCTGATCAAGGCCCGTGTCGTGGCGGGTGATCAGGCCGCAGGTGCCGAATTGCTCGAGACCCTCTCGCCGTTTGTCTACCGAAAGTATCTCGATTACGGGGCCCTGGAGTCGCTGCGGGACATGAAGGCGATGATCGCCCGCGAGGTCCGGCGCCGGCGTCTGGCCGACAATGTGAAACTCGGCCGCGGCGGGATTCGTGAGGTGGAGTTCATCGCCCAGGCGTTCCAGTTGATCCGCGGCGGACAGGAGCCCGCACTGAGAGAGCGCGGCCTCCAGCCGGTGCTGGCCTATCTCGCCGACCAGGCCCTGATCCCGGCGCATGCCCAGGCTGATCTCACGGCGGGTTATCGGTATTTGCGGGTAATCGAGAACCGGATCCAGGCCATGCATGATCGCCAGGCCCACGACCTGCCCACCGACGAGCTCGATCAGGCGCGTCTGGTGCTGGCCATGGGCGAGCAGGACTGGGCCAGCCTGCGAGAGACCCTAGATGACTGGCGACGTCGCGTGCAGGGGCATTTCGATCAGGTGTTCGTCGCCCCCCAGCAGGAGGACGAGGCCGAGAGCACCGATGTGCCGGACTTCGCTGACGTCTGGCACGACGTCCTGGATGACGAAGGCGCTCAGGAGGTAATGGCGCATCAGGGGTTTACCGACACCGATACGGCGCTGACGCGCCTGCAACGCTTCCGTGACGGTAGTCGGGTGCGGGCGCTGTCTGACCAGGGGCGCACACGGCTTGATCGGCTGATGCCCATGCTGCTGGCCGCCGCCGCGGGATCTGAGACACCGGATGATGCGCTGGATCGTTTGATCACGCTGCTGGATGGCATCGTCCGGCGCACAGCCTATCTCGCGTTGCTCAACGAGCATCCCATGGCCGTATCCCAGTTGGTCCGACTGGTCGCTGGCAGCCCGTGGATTGCCCGGTATCTGTCGCTGCACCCTATGCTGCTTGATGAGCTGCTGGATCCGCGCACGCTGTACGCGCCCCTCAGCCGCGACGCCCTGCTGGCCGAAGCGCAAGCGCGCATGGCCACAGCGGACAGGGATGACCTTGAACAGCAAATGGAGATCCTGCGCCAGTTCAAGCAGACCCAGGTGCTACGGGTGGCCGCCGCCGATTTGGCGGGGGCTATTCCGGTGATGCTGGTGAGTGACTATCTGACCGATATTGCCGAAGTGGTGCTGGAGTGCGTGCTGCCCCTGGCCTGGCGTCAGGTGAGTCAGCGCTACGGCGAGCCGTTGCGCGCCGACGGCGAAGTGGCAGACTTCGGGATGGTGGCGTATGGCAAGTTGGGGTCATTTGAGCTGGGCTATGGTTCGGACCTGGATGTGGTTTTTTTGCATGACACCGTGCCGGCGGGAACGGCCACCACGGGTGAGAAACCGGTGGAGCCGGCGGTGTTTTTCGCCCGCTTGGCTCAGCGCATCATTCATATCCTCAATACCCCAACGCCCGGCGGGATTTTGTACGAAGTGGACACCCGCCTTCGGCCAAGCGGTCAGTCGGGTCTGTTAACCACAAGTCTGGACGCCTTTGCGGAATACCAGCGGGAGCGCGCCTGGACCTGGGAGCATCAGGCCCTGGTCCGCGCGCGCATGGTGGTGGGTAGTGAGGCGCTTTGCGTTGCTTTTCGCGGTGTCCGCCGAGAGATTCTGAAACGCCCACGCGATCGCGCCGAGTTGCGTGAAGAGGTGCGGCGCATGCGTGAGCGAATGCGCAAGGAGCTGGGTTCGCGCAATCGCGCATCCTTTGGCCTGAAGCAGGATCGCGGCGGTATCGCGGATATCGAATTCATGGTTCAATATGGCGTATTAGCTGGGGCTTTTAAGTGCCCCGGTTTGCTGCGCTATACGGACAATATCCGTCTGCTGGACGAGCTGGAACGGGCTGGTGAGTACAGCAGTGAGCAGGCCCGGACCCTCGCAGACGCCTATCGGCACTATCGAGGCCTTGTCCATCGGCTGACACTCCAGGAGCAGTCGGCTGAGGTGCCGGTGAACGCGGTTGAGACCTCACGTTCAGCGGTGGCCGATGTCTGGAGCGCGGTTATGGAATTGGGGGCCGCAACGAACGCTGAGGAGAGCCGCGCATGA
- a CDS encoding O-antigen ligase family protein, producing the protein MDNKISALFVIWLCLALVGPHQELYKAFFHVVIAPVVLMTLLVGRLRYVFDDPLFRVAALFLFYAAFSTFLIGLGPMSGHLRALRWTVELSFFLLALWMWMPKVVEAPGWWGRFLLALTSAAGLLAIIKFLTFEQDQARLSGLGGLHNPIHTGSVLLTLLVLGSLLLKLDQAQRRRFFDRSLLILTVAVVACVIFFSKSRGPMLAMAVYGVYAFSFETRLRHYVVRAALLALVLVVAFAMVAGEWPLQRYIEGLISRGSSYRLDLWWGYLAYPPDSWLLGFGLGTEKWHVPAFEQYWVPNGIPAGHPHSMLIGTLVETGLVGLGFLCTLAGLVLFNIWRCPSSRNIKLSLLGVLILVFLLGLTSGQGVIYSVKTHWLTIWVPVLFVWFWCRRSEI; encoded by the coding sequence GTGGATAACAAGATATCGGCCCTGTTCGTTATCTGGCTATGTCTTGCGCTCGTCGGGCCGCACCAAGAGTTATACAAGGCATTTTTCCATGTCGTCATCGCGCCCGTTGTGCTGATGACGTTGCTTGTCGGCCGCCTTAGGTATGTCTTTGATGACCCACTCTTCCGAGTGGCCGCACTATTTCTCTTTTACGCGGCTTTCTCGACCTTCCTGATCGGGCTTGGGCCAATGTCGGGTCACCTCAGGGCGCTGCGATGGACGGTGGAGCTCTCCTTTTTCTTGCTCGCACTCTGGATGTGGATGCCAAAGGTTGTCGAGGCGCCAGGCTGGTGGGGGCGATTTCTCTTGGCGCTCACATCGGCCGCGGGTCTACTGGCCATCATCAAGTTCTTGACCTTCGAACAGGATCAGGCTCGGCTATCCGGGCTTGGCGGTCTCCATAACCCGATTCACACGGGGTCGGTCCTGTTAACACTGCTGGTTCTGGGAAGCCTTCTACTAAAGCTGGACCAGGCGCAGCGTCGGCGTTTTTTTGATCGCTCGCTGCTGATTCTGACGGTGGCCGTGGTGGCCTGCGTGATCTTCTTTTCGAAAAGTCGCGGCCCCATGTTGGCGATGGCCGTCTATGGCGTCTACGCCTTCAGTTTTGAAACACGGTTGAGGCATTACGTGGTGCGGGCTGCTCTGCTCGCCCTTGTTTTGGTCGTTGCGTTCGCGATGGTTGCCGGCGAATGGCCATTGCAGCGTTACATTGAGGGCCTGATTAGTCGCGGTTCCTCTTACCGGCTTGATTTGTGGTGGGGCTATTTGGCCTACCCGCCGGATTCATGGCTGCTTGGCTTTGGTTTGGGTACCGAGAAATGGCACGTGCCTGCATTTGAGCAGTACTGGGTGCCGAATGGCATCCCGGCTGGGCACCCGCACAGTATGCTGATCGGTACCCTGGTGGAGACAGGGCTGGTCGGCCTGGGGTTCTTGTGCACCTTGGCGGGGCTTGTTTTATTCAACATCTGGCGATGCCCCAGCAGCCGGAATATCAAGCTATCCCTGCTGGGTGTTTTGATTCTGGTTTTCCTCCTTGGGCTAACATCCGGTCAGGGCGTCATCTATTCAGTGAAAACGCATTGGTTGACGATTTGGGTACCTGTTTTGTTCGTGTGGTTTTGGTGCAGGAGAAGTGAGATTTAG
- a CDS encoding zinc-finger domain-containing protein → MPDPQSHDRDDLIKPNSENRYEVTAEDLPLSCPMPGMYLWNSHPRVYIPIHKTGQGKCIYCGAEFFIRDFDPNDPAIADHHRRE, encoded by the coding sequence GTGCCGGATCCACAGAGTCATGATCGCGACGATCTCATCAAGCCGAACAGCGAAAACCGCTACGAGGTAACGGCAGAGGACCTGCCGCTGTCCTGCCCGATGCCAGGAATGTATCTGTGGAACAGCCACCCGCGGGTCTACATCCCGATCCACAAAACCGGTCAAGGCAAGTGTATTTATTGCGGTGCGGAGTTCTTTATTCGCGACTTCGACCCGAACGACCCGGCGATCGCTGATCACCACCGCCGGGAGTGA
- a CDS encoding glycosyltransferase family 2 protein, with product MNPRCLFCVFSYNRGRFLENCIESLEACVPFADIAIFDDASNDGETVAILERLSQKVPVIQPGSVSSRKVGGLYDNMQSALDYAQSYDLVCFVQDDTQVVRSVSPEELAEINGLFESDQRLGFVHPAFLRGINRSRDQKSLNYQSATRTYRRGQTKQSAGTYFSAILIAKPSRLNEHEWRFSRSEPANDQQAMGVFEKMAYLHAPFVMWLPEVPVYRGKRKTLALRLAEQIRAVGLHPFKTMDDAESEAFKRRPSSDLPIAEDFLTISTQAVIKPWRYHPLQKARFLKMLNNVELALRKRL from the coding sequence ATGAATCCTCGCTGTCTTTTTTGCGTGTTTTCCTACAATCGGGGCCGTTTTCTGGAAAACTGCATTGAGTCTCTCGAAGCCTGCGTGCCTTTCGCTGATATAGCGATATTTGATGACGCCAGTAACGATGGCGAGACCGTGGCGATACTGGAGCGGCTCTCACAGAAAGTGCCCGTGATTCAGCCAGGTAGTGTGTCATCGCGCAAGGTCGGTGGCCTTTACGACAACATGCAATCGGCTTTGGATTATGCGCAGTCGTACGATCTGGTTTGCTTCGTGCAGGATGACACGCAAGTTGTCAGATCGGTCAGTCCAGAAGAGCTTGCTGAGATAAACGGTTTATTCGAGAGTGATCAGCGCCTGGGCTTTGTGCATCCGGCGTTTTTGCGCGGCATCAACCGATCACGGGATCAGAAGAGCCTGAACTATCAGAGCGCGACCAGGACCTATCGACGAGGGCAGACCAAACAAAGTGCGGGGACTTACTTCTCTGCGATATTGATCGCCAAGCCATCCCGATTGAACGAGCATGAGTGGAGATTTTCACGGTCTGAGCCGGCTAACGACCAGCAGGCCATGGGTGTCTTTGAAAAGATGGCGTATCTGCATGCCCCCTTTGTGATGTGGTTGCCTGAGGTCCCGGTTTATCGTGGCAAACGCAAGACGCTTGCATTGCGCTTAGCAGAGCAGATCAGGGCCGTTGGCCTGCACCCGTTTAAAACAATGGATGACGCGGAGTCTGAGGCGTTCAAGCGCAGGCCCTCAAGTGATCTGCCGATTGCAGAAGACTTTTTGACGATCTCGACGCAGGCAGTGATAAAACCCTGGCGATACCATCCGTTGCAGAAAGCGCGATTCCTCAAGATGCTGAATAACGTGGAACTAGCTCTGAGGAAGCGCCTGTGA
- a CDS encoding branched-chain amino acid transaminase, producing the protein MSMADRDGFIWMDGEMVPWRDAQVHVLTHTLHYGLGAFEGIRAYNTERGPAIFRLPEHVRRLFDSTKILGMTLPWSQAQVIEACCEAVRSNHLESGYIRPMAFYGAESMGLRADDLQTHLIVAAWSWGSYMGEENMARGIRVRTSSFTRHHVNIAMCRAKANGQYINSMMALQEAVACGYDEALLLDPEGFVAEGSGENFFLIRDGVIHTPELHSALAGVTRDAILSIAREAGYEVRERRITRDEVYVCDEAFFTGTAAEVTPIRELDGRVIGEGQRGPITTDIQSRFFALVEGRADASHAWLTLVN; encoded by the coding sequence ATGAGCATGGCCGATCGCGACGGTTTTATCTGGATGGATGGCGAGATGGTGCCCTGGCGCGATGCGCAAGTGCATGTGCTCACCCATACGCTGCACTATGGCCTCGGCGCCTTTGAGGGGATTCGAGCCTACAACACGGAGCGCGGCCCCGCGATCTTCCGTCTGCCAGAGCATGTGCGTCGGCTGTTCGACTCCACCAAGATTCTCGGGATGACACTGCCGTGGTCTCAGGCGCAGGTCATCGAGGCCTGTTGTGAGGCCGTCCGGAGCAATCACCTCGAGAGCGGTTACATCCGCCCAATGGCCTTCTACGGCGCCGAGAGTATGGGGCTGCGGGCTGATGACTTGCAGACCCATCTGATTGTGGCGGCCTGGAGCTGGGGCTCCTACATGGGCGAAGAGAACATGGCCCGCGGTATTCGCGTGCGCACCTCTTCGTTTACGCGCCATCATGTCAATATCGCGATGTGCCGGGCGAAGGCCAATGGCCAGTACATCAATTCCATGATGGCGCTCCAGGAAGCGGTCGCCTGCGGTTACGATGAAGCGCTGCTGCTCGATCCGGAAGGATTCGTTGCCGAGGGCTCCGGTGAGAATTTCTTCCTCATCCGCGATGGGGTGATTCACACGCCTGAGCTGCACTCGGCGCTTGCGGGCGTGACCCGGGATGCCATTTTGTCCATTGCCCGAGAGGCAGGCTACGAAGTGCGTGAGCGGCGCATCACTCGGGATGAGGTCTATGTCTGTGATGAGGCATTCTTCACGGGCACGGCTGCCGAAGTGACGCCGATTCGTGAGCTGGATGGCCGAGTGATCGGTGAGGGCCAGCGCGGTCCGATCACCACCGACATTCAGAGTCGATTTTTTGCCCTGGTGGAAGGCCGGGCGGACGCCTCTCACGCCTGGCTGACTTTGGTCAATTAA
- a CDS encoding glycosyl transferase, with protein MMTSAQIAFFRLAASGLLPPSLFGPTVPAGTERAARSGRLRIEVVTHCWAYSHFLAYQLSSLVLFPPRDADITVTVFFSPEDRETVQVLDYFDQYQVPGVSWNWQSVPKNALFRRGIGRNRAALETKADWVWFTDCDVMFRQGCFDSLAHALQGRRDTLVYPEREHATDLLGDESPLIRRDAAPLQLQDVDPAEFAPRPLSKATGPFQITHGDVCRAVGYCRDIRVLQAPAEKFAKCHEDRVYRWLLQSSGTAVPVQGVYRLRHASKGRYGGRAVERKARMWIRSLQARLK; from the coding sequence ATGATGACATCGGCCCAAATCGCTTTCTTCCGGCTGGCCGCATCGGGCCTGTTGCCCCCGTCTTTGTTTGGGCCGACGGTTCCCGCAGGCACAGAGAGGGCAGCGCGCTCGGGCCGATTGCGGATCGAGGTGGTCACCCACTGTTGGGCGTACTCGCACTTTTTAGCTTATCAACTGAGCTCGCTGGTGCTTTTCCCACCGCGGGACGCGGATATTACCGTAACGGTGTTTTTTAGCCCGGAGGATCGTGAGACCGTTCAAGTCCTCGACTACTTCGATCAATATCAGGTGCCTGGCGTCAGCTGGAACTGGCAGAGCGTGCCCAAAAACGCGTTATTTCGCCGGGGTATCGGTAGGAACAGGGCGGCGCTCGAGACGAAAGCGGACTGGGTCTGGTTTACGGATTGCGATGTGATGTTTCGCCAGGGTTGCTTCGATTCGCTGGCGCATGCGCTGCAGGGTCGGCGGGATACGCTTGTCTATCCAGAGAGAGAGCATGCGACCGACTTGCTGGGGGACGAATCACCGCTTATCCGGCGTGATGCTGCGCCACTGCAGCTGCAGGATGTTGATCCGGCCGAGTTCGCGCCACGACCTTTGAGCAAGGCGACCGGCCCCTTCCAGATCACCCATGGTGATGTATGCCGAGCCGTCGGCTATTGCCGTGATATTCGGGTGTTGCAAGCGCCAGCGGAGAAATTCGCGAAATGTCATGAGGACCGGGTGTATCGGTGGTTGCTACAGTCATCGGGCACGGCTGTCCCCGTCCAGGGAGTCTATCGTCTAAGGCATGCCTCAAAGGGGCGTTATGGCGGGCGTGCGGTTGAGCGAAAGGCCAGAATGTGGATTCGGTCCCTTCAAGCCCGGCTGAAATAG
- a CDS encoding glycosyltransferase, translating into MSPSSDEQRDIHMVVVELHYHSDVIQNLLTVLSHARFRVTLLTVPEVLDRVYLPPAVYANVTTRCKHATQTMREFIAQARPVLASADLVYFNTVRAFWKDLSSATASTLSMVRVHNVHGDLAPIASFYRPMTRLPALASHLIRKSVIGNEYRDRAEFFETVDYLMLPNEPITEYVQSKGFVADQKIAAPVLPFGYLSEPRQHRSGSTRERVTIAITGQVTKNKKDYGLVRKAIERSLQKMDHPLRLVLLGRASDKQALQVVQSFRGLESPMFELVSYQSHVPAPEFEKQMAEVDFLLAPIHIETRYRQYQEIYGKSKMSGLENDLLQARKPCLVTARYRVPEPMEGVVDYFEATPEGLSEALIDWVNNRRYEALADNFDQLSHYRPEKIAARFYDVVQRLVTSG; encoded by the coding sequence GTGAGTCCTTCGAGTGATGAACAACGCGACATCCATATGGTGGTTGTCGAGCTGCATTACCACAGCGATGTCATTCAGAACTTATTAACCGTCCTTAGCCATGCGCGGTTTCGGGTGACGCTGCTTACCGTGCCGGAGGTATTAGACCGCGTCTACTTGCCGCCGGCGGTCTACGCAAATGTGACCACGCGATGCAAGCATGCAACGCAGACCATGCGTGAGTTTATCGCTCAAGCCAGACCGGTCCTCGCCTCCGCAGATCTGGTCTACTTCAATACCGTCCGCGCGTTCTGGAAGGATTTGAGTTCGGCGACCGCAAGCACGTTGTCTATGGTTCGGGTGCATAACGTCCATGGGGACCTGGCACCAATCGCGTCGTTTTATCGGCCAATGACGCGGCTCCCGGCCCTCGCCAGCCATCTCATAAGAAAGTCCGTCATTGGGAATGAATATCGAGATCGCGCCGAATTTTTCGAAACGGTCGATTATCTGATGCTCCCCAACGAGCCCATCACAGAATATGTACAAAGCAAGGGTTTTGTGGCGGATCAAAAAATCGCAGCGCCCGTGCTGCCGTTTGGTTATCTGAGCGAGCCGAGACAACATCGGTCGGGTAGCACCCGCGAAAGGGTCACGATCGCGATTACCGGACAGGTGACAAAAAATAAGAAAGACTATGGCTTGGTTCGGAAGGCTATTGAGCGGTCGCTTCAAAAAATGGATCACCCATTGAGGCTCGTCCTTCTGGGCCGTGCGTCCGACAAGCAGGCTTTGCAGGTTGTTCAGTCCTTCAGGGGGCTTGAGTCACCGATGTTCGAGTTGGTTTCGTACCAAAGCCATGTCCCGGCGCCAGAATTTGAAAAACAAATGGCAGAGGTGGACTTCCTGCTTGCCCCGATCCACATCGAAACACGGTACCGGCAATACCAGGAGATTTACGGGAAGAGCAAGATGTCGGGCTTGGAGAATGACCTGCTGCAGGCACGCAAGCCCTGTCTGGTAACTGCCCGGTATCGTGTGCCTGAGCCGATGGAAGGGGTCGTTGACTATTTTGAAGCAACGCCAGAGGGCTTGTCCGAGGCGCTCATCGATTGGGTGAACAATCGACGTTACGAAGCACTCGCGGACAACTTCGATCAGCTGAGTCATTACCGGCCAGAAAAGATTGCGGCGCGATTTTATGACGTCGTTCAGCGCCTGGTTACGAGTGGATAG
- a CDS encoding lysophospholipid acyltransferase family protein translates to MSAVTDPSNQVEPTLRRRGRAVHLLLRALSILPLRALHGLGSAVAWLSIKLDRKDWHIARVNADLCFTDWSAAQRHALARAALRENAKGLFELAALWYWPVDRVLGLVESVENPEVIHDAMAEGHGLLVIAPHHGAWELLQMWLAQRVPLHALYRPPRWPDLEALLNRGRSRSGATFWPARPSGIRALFKALKAGEAVGVLPDQVPPGEGVLVPFFGQPAKTMTLFGKMAHRSGAPVVIGWAERLPDSKGFRLHWQRVTAPVDSDDPQVAAAAVNQEIEALVRRCPAQYQWTYQRFSRRATGEPNPYRELA, encoded by the coding sequence GTGAGCGCCGTCACCGACCCGTCCAACCAGGTTGAGCCGACGCTTAGGCGCAGAGGCCGTGCTGTTCACCTGCTGTTGCGGGCATTGTCTATCCTGCCTTTACGCGCCTTGCATGGGCTTGGCTCTGCCGTCGCCTGGTTAAGTATCAAGCTGGACCGGAAAGACTGGCACATTGCCCGTGTTAACGCGGATCTATGTTTTACCGATTGGTCTGCAGCGCAGCGCCATGCGCTTGCGCGTGCCGCATTGCGAGAAAATGCCAAGGGGCTATTTGAGTTAGCGGCGCTTTGGTACTGGCCCGTGGATCGTGTGCTGGGCCTTGTTGAGTCGGTAGAAAATCCTGAGGTCATTCACGACGCGATGGCCGAGGGGCATGGCTTGTTGGTGATTGCGCCGCATCATGGCGCGTGGGAATTGCTCCAGATGTGGCTCGCACAGCGGGTGCCGCTACATGCGTTGTATCGGCCACCGCGCTGGCCTGACCTAGAAGCGCTACTGAATCGGGGGCGATCCCGCAGCGGCGCCACGTTCTGGCCTGCTCGCCCATCCGGGATTCGTGCGCTGTTCAAGGCCCTCAAGGCGGGCGAGGCGGTTGGGGTGTTACCAGATCAAGTGCCGCCCGGTGAAGGTGTGCTGGTGCCGTTTTTTGGCCAGCCGGCAAAGACGATGACCCTGTTCGGAAAGATGGCGCATCGCTCGGGCGCACCCGTTGTGATCGGTTGGGCGGAGCGTCTGCCCGACAGCAAAGGGTTTCGGCTTCACTGGCAACGGGTGACCGCGCCGGTTGATTCTGATGATCCACAGGTCGCCGCCGCGGCGGTCAATCAGGAGATCGAGGCGCTTGTTCGTCGGTGTCCGGCGCAGTATCAGTGGACTTATCAACGATTCTCGAGACGCGCGACGGGAGAACCGAATCCGTATCGCGAGTTAGCCTGA